Proteins encoded by one window of Paroedura picta isolate Pp20150507F chromosome 11, Ppicta_v3.0, whole genome shotgun sequence:
- the ARL5B gene encoding ADP-ribosylation factor-like protein 5B, whose translation MGLIFAKLWSLFSNQEHKVIIVGLDNAGKTTILYQFLMNEVVHTSPTIGSNVEEIVVKNTHFLMWDIGGQESLRSSWNTYYSNTEFIILVVDSIDRERLSITKEELYRMLAHEDLRKAAVLIFANKQDMKGCMSAAEISKYLTLSSIKDHPWHIQSCCALTGEGLCQGLEWMTSRIGVR comes from the exons AGCACAAGGTGATAATTGTGGGACTTGATAATGCTGGGAAGACcaccattctgtaccagtt CCTAATGAATGAAGTGGTTCACACTTCTCCAACTATAGGAAGTAATGTTGAAGAAATAGTAGTAAAGAACACACACTTTCTCATGTGGGATATTGGAGGACAGGAGTCGTTGCGATCGTCCTGGAATACCTATTACTCAAATACGGAG TTTATTATTCTTGTTGTTGACAGCATCGATCGAGAGAGATTGTCGATCACGAAGGAGGAGCTCTACAGGATGCTGGCACATGAG GACCTGCGGAAAGCTGCTGTTCTCATTTTTGCAAACAAGCAGGATATGAAAGGTTGCATGTCGGCTGCTGAGATTTCTAAGTACCTCACCCTTAGTTCCATAAAAGACCACCCATGGCACATTCAGTCTTGCTGCGCTTTGACAGGAGAAGG ATTGTGTCAAGGTCTAGAATGGATGACTTCCCGAATTGGAGTAAGATAA